GAACGCGCCCGCCTGACGCGCGAACTGGTGACGCTCGTCGCGAGCGGCGACCTTCCCCTGCCGGTCGCGGGCACGTACGCCCTGACCGACATCCGTGACGCGGTCGGCGCGTCCCTGACGCCCGGCAAGACCGGCAAGGTCCTCCTGAAACCCTGACACCGGCAGGAAGGAGGGCGGAGTTCAGCCGTGACGTGCTGAACTCCGCCCTCCTTCCCGTCTCTGCCGCTTCAGCGCAGCTGAACGCCGGGAACGCGGCCCGCCGTGACGCTCCGCAGCGCACGGGCGGACAGCCAGACCGTGCGGACGGTCCCGGAAGTCAGGACGCGTTTCTTCTGCAGGTTCGCTTTCTGCACGCGGCGGTGCTTGCCCGTCACCTTGCGGCCGACGCCGCCTGCGGCGCGCGCCCGGCCGCGCCGCGTGACGCGGTGCACGACCATCCTGGACCGGCCCGTGAGACTGCACTTCCTGCTCATCTGTTCTCCTTTCCGGCCGCGCCGGGCTGCGGGTTGCTTCCGTCCGTCCGCGAAGGACGGAATGCGTGTCTCTCTGCGCCGCCGCGGGCCGCGTTCAACGGGTGGCGCGTGCGGGCGCGGTGCCCGGCGCGTGTCCACGTGGCGTGTCCGCCTGGGCCTGTCCCATCAGGGCGTCGA
The window above is part of the Deinococcus aquiradiocola genome. Proteins encoded here:
- the rpmB gene encoding 50S ribosomal protein L28, whose translation is MSRKCSLTGRSRMVVHRVTRRGRARAAGGVGRKVTGKHRRVQKANLQKKRVLTSGTVRTVWLSARALRSVTAGRVPGVQLR